The nucleotide sequence GGTGAAGTTGCAGTGGTAAGTATCGGAGTATCGGGTAGTGGTCATAGTTTAATTTCATGGTTCAAATTGTGATTGTTGTGTTGATTGTTATTGATCTTTAACATATATATTTGCTAACAATTTCAGTTAAAAATGAAGCCTGAATTGCACTATGGCGAGGATGACTGTCCAGTTTCTGTTTCAGATAGCTTTCCAAAGGATGCTGAACTTAATTTTGAGATTGAGCTCATCGAGTTTTCTAAAATCATGGCAAGAACTACAGTTCGTTATTACACACTAAATTCGCACTATACATGCCTAACTTTGATGTGACACTGCTATTTGCAGCACACACTTATAAGTATTTTTTTCTTACGTTAGTTTAGTAGTTCTTTTCTCTATTATACTTAGTATCATAACCCATATTTTTTTTCTATGTAAACATTCTTCAGGCTGTAACTGAAGATTTGGGAATCTTGAAGAAGGTATATCTAATTGTGTGGTTACAATAGAACAGGGCATCACACAAGATACATAAAAAGTGTGCCTTTCTGTAAGTAGAATTGTTATTTTATGTTGAAATTGGATTTTTATTACACTATTCCATTCACAAAACAGGTTATAAATGAGGCACAAAGTTGGGAAAATCCAAGAGATCTTTATGAAGTAAAAGCCAGGTTCATACGAtgtcatctctctctctctctcttacacacacacacacttgaagGAAATCTAATTATTTCAGAAATAGCCGTGATATTAATATACTTGTAGACAATGGCTGATTTCAGAGTTTCAGCCAAGGCGGGGGACGGACAACCACTTCAATTACCTACGACTGGCGAACCAATCATGTTCACATTTGGAAAATCCGAGGTTTCTTTATTAACATACATTCTTATTTGTCTATGCACAAAATAAGATTCGTGTATGCTCATTATGGTATTCGTCATATTGCTATGTTAGGTACCTAAAGGTCTTCAAATGGGTATCGGAACAATGTCACGGGGAGAGAAAGCAGTGATTTATGTAACAAGTCAGTACTTAAGTCAAAGCCCTCTGATACCTTTGTAGAAGGTATCGAAGAAGTTCACTTTGAAGTGGACCTTATCCATTTTATTCAGGTCcgcaaatgtttttttttcttagtTTGAAGCATGCATCTTTTCATTTGAACGCTAATTCTGGTATATTTCCACTTGTATATCGTTTTACAGGTACGGGATGTACATGGAGATGGCCGTCTAATAAAACGCCGCATACGAGACGGCAAAGGTGCTATTTCAGTCCTTATTTGATTATTTCTCAGCTCTTTTAGCCATTTTTAGCATATGATGATGTTATTTGTGCTAATTGTTCTTTTGAAACAATTAGGTGAATTTCCTAAGGATTGCCCTCTTTAACAGTCGCTTACGTGTGCAGGTATCGACACTTTAatggttgtttgttttttaatcaTTAGAGGAAAAGGAAAGCCCAGCGATCAAGCACCCCCGCCCCAAAAGCGGAGACCGGAGAACTGCCAGGTTGTCGAGGAATAAAATAGGtaaatttatttgtttttttttaaacagaaatAAAAATATTTGGTTTACACTTGATGTGATTTAGTTATTCGGGTCGAATCAGAGCTTAGAGAGAATTAAATCTTCATAAATAAAAGCTAAAGTTATGTTTCTTGATATATTTGGTTTACACTTGATGTGATTTTGTATGTTTTTGTAGTATCGTTCCCTTTCGTTCCTAAGGGAACGATGATAAGTTAGTATTGAAATAATATTCAATAGGAAcggaaaatttataaaaatataaatatttttggaCAAAAAGCGGGTTGGGTCACTCAAATCCAAACTGACCTGTGTTAGCTCGTGCAAAAATTGCGTGTTTTGACCCTTACCAACCTTGCTTTGACCTGCGTTAATTTGCCACATCTAGATTTGAGTTAATCACGGATGCTTGATTGTGTGTGCTGGCAATTGGATACAACTGTAGCCAACTTCAGTCATTGAACCTAGGATGGTTAGTCAGTTTTGCGTTATTCGGGTTCGGGttagttcgggtcgggttgttcggttttcgggtttcaatgtaAAATGAAAAATTTAAGTGTTTTTTACAAGATATCATAAAATTCATATTGCTACTTTAAAAATATCATCAAAGTTCAAACTCTATTTGACAATAtgctattataatatttaaaagtcCCAAAACTTAATGTTTCATATATAAAAGACTCCAAACCAAAACACTTCTAtaagaaaaaaacaataaatgttcAGGTTTTTTGTTGGGTTTCGggttttcgggtcgggttgttcggggTTTTGGTAGggaaaaagtgacccgataaccgaaccatttaaagttcgggttggtcgggttcgggtttctCGGGTTTGGGTTTTTCGGATATTCCCTAATTCGGGTTCGGGTGGCTTTGaattcgggtcgggtttcgggttttggataaaaatgaaGAGTCCTACTCTCAAGGGTATCATAAGGCTTCAAGCTTTAGTTCGTGGCCACTTGGTTAGGAGACAGGCTGTTGTTACTTTGAGATGCATGCGTGCAATTATTGAGTTCCAAGCGTTGACTCGTGGTCGTATGGTCAGACTTACTAATGGTCAACTGCTTAAAAACAGACTTCAACAGCATTTGTGGTAATTCCCTCTTCTTTATTATCTTTAATTAGTTCGAGTGCTAGCTTAATGCCCGATAAGCTGAAGATTCAAGAATTAATGCGGAATCAAATGCATCAAATGGTGAGGATAAAATCAAGCTAGAGCAAGCTACCACAAAAGCACAGC is from Helianthus annuus cultivar XRQ/B chromosome 9, HanXRQr2.0-SUNRISE, whole genome shotgun sequence and encodes:
- the LOC110878619 gene encoding peptidyl-prolyl cis-trans isomerase PASTICCINO1 isoform X1, producing MLKGEVAVLKMKPELHYGEDDCPVSVSDSFPKDAELNFEIELIEFSKIMAVTEDLGILKKVINEAQSWENPRDLYEVKARVSAKAGDGQPLQLPTTGEPIMFTFGKSEVPKGLQMGIGTMSRGEKAVIYVTSQYLSQSPLIPL
- the LOC110878619 gene encoding peptidyl-prolyl cis-trans isomerase PASTICCINO1 isoform X2, producing MLKGEVAVLKMKPELHYGEDDCPVSVSDSFPKDAELNFEIELIEFSKIMAVTEDLGILKKVINEAQSWENPRDLYEVKARQWLISEFQPRRGTDNHFNYLRLANQSCSHLENPRYLKVFKWVSEQCHGERKQ